Proteins encoded together in one Chitinophaga lutea window:
- a CDS encoding DUF2264 domain-containing protein: MERRKFLGALSLAGVAGALSPKELLAGGPQQPAVSAPAGNDREYWWQLLYKIADPVVANLAAGTLVKNMPVEKSPTFDKRSAHVTYLEAVGRTYAGIAPWLALTDDVGREGEYRQRMRTNAVKGLVACFTPGSADALNFKTDYQPIVDAAYLAQTFLRAPKVLWEPLPADTKTHIITAFKSLRNRKPFNSNWLLFGSLTEAFLLSVGEEPDAERLEKGITKMAEWYKGDGWYGDGPNLAFDYYNSFVIHPMLVDTLAVLARHQPERKKEYDLAVKRMQRYALEQERMISPEGTFPPIGRSITYRTGAFQALSQIALMELLPKGIEPAQVRSALTLVKKNMYGAKGTFGKDNWLNLGFVGHDPQIADYYTSTGSLYMATLSFLPLGLPAGNPFWAAPAAEWSAKKAWAGKNFEKDYHVDY, encoded by the coding sequence ATGGAAAGAAGGAAATTTTTAGGCGCGTTGTCACTCGCCGGCGTAGCGGGCGCGCTGAGCCCGAAAGAACTGCTGGCAGGCGGGCCGCAGCAGCCGGCGGTAAGCGCACCGGCGGGAAACGACCGTGAATACTGGTGGCAACTCCTGTATAAAATCGCCGACCCGGTGGTGGCCAATCTCGCCGCGGGCACACTCGTTAAAAATATGCCGGTGGAGAAATCCCCGACGTTCGATAAACGCTCTGCCCATGTTACTTATCTCGAGGCGGTGGGCCGCACTTACGCAGGCATCGCGCCCTGGCTGGCGCTGACCGATGATGTGGGCAGGGAAGGAGAGTACCGGCAGCGCATGCGCACGAATGCCGTGAAGGGGCTGGTGGCCTGCTTTACGCCCGGCAGTGCGGACGCGCTGAATTTTAAAACCGACTATCAACCGATCGTGGATGCGGCTTACCTGGCGCAAACGTTCCTGCGCGCGCCCAAAGTGCTCTGGGAACCGCTGCCGGCGGATACGAAAACGCACATTATCACGGCGTTCAAATCGCTGCGCAACCGCAAACCGTTTAACAGCAACTGGCTGCTGTTCGGTTCGCTGACGGAAGCCTTTCTGCTGTCGGTAGGCGAGGAGCCGGACGCGGAGCGGCTGGAAAAGGGTATCACCAAAATGGCGGAATGGTACAAAGGCGATGGCTGGTATGGCGATGGCCCGAACCTGGCGTTCGACTATTACAATTCCTTTGTGATACATCCCATGCTGGTGGATACGTTGGCCGTGCTGGCCCGCCATCAGCCGGAACGGAAAAAGGAATACGATCTCGCTGTGAAAAGAATGCAGCGGTACGCACTGGAGCAGGAAAGAATGATATCGCCGGAAGGCACTTTCCCGCCCATCGGCCGTTCGATCACCTACCGCACCGGCGCTTTCCAGGCCCTGAGCCAGATCGCGCTGATGGAGCTGCTGCCCAAAGGCATCGAACCGGCGCAGGTGAGAAGCGCGCTCACGCTCGTGAAGAAAAACATGTACGGTGCGAAAGGCACTTTCGGTAAAGATAACTGGCTGAACCTCGGCTTCGTCGGGCACGATCCGCAGATCGCGGATTATTATACCTCCACGGGCAGCCTGTACATGGCCACCCTGTCGTTTTTACCGCTGGGCCTGCCGGCCGGTAATCCTTTCTGGGCGGCGCCGGCGGCGGAATGGTCGGCAAAAAAGGCCTGGGCCGGGAAGAATTTTGAAAAAGATTATCATGTGGACTACTAA
- a CDS encoding glycoside hydrolase family 88 protein, translating into MRKGLMICFFLCNSLGLLAQQAGMKQLIDEQFQFAKEQYKVLSRQVPADRMPKTYYAKTGKVETSDTKWWCSGFYPGALLYIYENTKDEATMAEAGRRLAILEKEKHYTGNHDLGFMMYCSFGNAYRITGNPAYKTTIDTAAASLATRYRPGAGVIQSWNASKKMQGPVIIDNMMNLELLYWVSDHGGDKKYREIALTHADNTLKNHFRPDHSSYHVIDYDMQTGKVIKKVTAQGAADESAWSRGQSWGLYGYTMMYRFSGNKRYLAHAKNIAAFMLRHPNMPVDLVPYWDFNAPGIPDTYRDASAAAVMASALLELAQYGSKKERKTYVAAAEKIIRSLSSPAYRAQPGENGGFLLMHSTGALPLKSEVDVPLTYADYYFLEALHRYKTWYL; encoded by the coding sequence ATGAGAAAAGGATTGATGATTTGTTTTTTCCTGTGCAACAGCCTGGGGCTGCTGGCGCAGCAGGCCGGCATGAAACAGCTGATCGACGAACAGTTCCAGTTTGCCAAAGAGCAATACAAGGTATTGAGCCGGCAGGTGCCGGCCGACCGGATGCCGAAAACCTACTATGCCAAAACGGGTAAGGTGGAAACCAGCGACACCAAATGGTGGTGCAGCGGTTTTTACCCCGGTGCGCTCCTCTACATTTACGAAAACACCAAAGACGAGGCTACCATGGCCGAAGCCGGCCGCCGCCTCGCCATTCTCGAAAAAGAAAAACATTACACCGGCAACCACGACCTGGGGTTCATGATGTATTGCAGCTTCGGGAACGCTTACCGGATAACCGGCAATCCCGCCTATAAAACCACCATCGATACGGCCGCGGCCTCGCTGGCCACCCGGTACCGCCCCGGCGCCGGCGTTATCCAGTCATGGAACGCCAGCAAAAAAATGCAGGGCCCGGTGATCATCGACAACATGATGAACCTGGAACTGTTGTACTGGGTGAGCGACCACGGGGGCGATAAAAAGTATCGCGAGATCGCCCTGACGCACGCCGACAATACCCTCAAAAATCATTTCCGGCCCGATCACAGTTCTTACCATGTGATCGATTACGATATGCAGACCGGCAAGGTTATCAAAAAGGTGACCGCGCAGGGCGCTGCGGATGAATCTGCCTGGAGCCGCGGGCAGAGCTGGGGACTGTACGGTTACACCATGATGTACCGTTTCTCCGGGAACAAACGTTACCTGGCGCACGCCAAAAACATTGCCGCGTTCATGCTCCGCCATCCCAACATGCCTGTGGATTTGGTGCCTTATTGGGACTTTAATGCGCCCGGTATCCCCGACACCTACCGCGACGCTTCGGCGGCGGCGGTGATGGCCTCTGCGCTGCTGGAGCTGGCGCAATACGGCAGCAAAAAGGAACGCAAAACCTATGTGGCCGCCGCGGAAAAGATCATCCGCTCCCTGTCGTCGCCCGCCTACCGCGCACAACCGGGTGAAAACGGCGGTTTCCTGCTGATGCACAGCACCGGCGCGCTGCCGCTCAAATCGGAGGTGGATGTGCCGCTCACGTATGCGGATTATTATTTCCTGGAAGCGCTGCACCGTTACAAAACCTGGTATCTATAA